In one Candidatus Desulfatibia profunda genomic region, the following are encoded:
- the mtaB gene encoding tRNA (N(6)-L-threonylcarbamoyladenosine(37)-C(2))-methylthiotransferase MtaB, whose protein sequence is MPNFTVTTLGCKVNQYESDAIAQSLKNAGCTLLPGKTNADVCIINTCTVTHKASMQSRQAVRQAIRNNPGAHVIVTGCYAQIEPDAIRKIKGVHAIVGHADKHRIPATIICAFQADQKDRPQTVSVCRDIALECDFQQMPVAASGSRTRIFLKIQDGCNTFCSYCIVPYARGRSRSLPLENVLEYVHTIQQAGCREVVLTGVHLGAYGLDLSPKRDLFTLLNRIQEFSTINRVRLSSIEPFELTRDIIRLVAESQRLCHHFHIPLQSGDDLVLKKMNRPCTRSFFRDLVLKIHELIPDAAIGVDILVGFPGETEAAFKNTYSLIQELPVTYLHVFPFSSRAGTPASRYSHKVSSGIIKTRCEQMRVLGSVKKSGFYKKFIGQKVEVLFESKRDSSTGYLKGLTSNYIPALANAKDDLKNTLVQVKIDKLFNNNSVIGSICK, encoded by the coding sequence ATGCCAAATTTTACCGTTACCACATTAGGCTGCAAGGTCAATCAGTATGAGTCAGATGCCATCGCTCAATCCTTAAAAAATGCAGGATGTACCTTGCTGCCCGGCAAAACAAACGCAGACGTGTGCATCATCAACACCTGTACGGTCACTCACAAAGCGTCCATGCAGTCCAGGCAGGCCGTCCGGCAAGCCATCCGAAACAATCCCGGCGCACATGTCATTGTCACCGGATGTTATGCCCAGATCGAACCTGATGCAATCCGGAAAATAAAAGGGGTTCACGCAATCGTCGGACATGCTGACAAACATAGGATCCCCGCAACGATCATTTGCGCGTTTCAAGCAGATCAAAAGGACCGCCCGCAGACTGTCTCGGTCTGCCGGGATATTGCCCTGGAATGCGATTTCCAGCAGATGCCAGTTGCCGCCTCTGGAAGCCGAACCCGAATTTTTTTGAAAATTCAGGATGGCTGCAATACGTTTTGTTCATATTGTATAGTACCTTATGCCAGAGGCCGCAGCCGCAGCCTGCCCCTTGAAAACGTTTTGGAATATGTCCACACCATCCAGCAAGCCGGCTGTCGCGAAGTCGTCCTGACCGGCGTGCATTTAGGGGCATACGGGCTTGACCTGTCACCGAAAAGAGACCTTTTTACTTTATTGAACCGCATTCAGGAATTCAGCACGATCAATCGTGTACGCTTGAGTTCGATCGAACCGTTTGAACTAACCCGTGACATCATCAGACTTGTGGCCGAATCGCAACGGTTGTGTCATCATTTTCATATTCCTTTACAAAGCGGGGATGATCTTGTCTTAAAAAAGATGAACCGGCCCTGTACTCGTTCATTTTTCAGGGATCTGGTTTTAAAAATACATGAATTGATTCCAGATGCCGCCATCGGTGTTGATATCCTGGTAGGATTTCCCGGTGAAACCGAAGCAGCATTTAAAAATACATATTCCTTGATTCAAGAACTGCCGGTCACTTATTTGCATGTTTTTCCGTTTTCATCCCGCGCCGGCACACCTGCAAGCCGATATTCGCATAAGGTATCGTCAGGAATTATCAAAACCCGGTGTGAACAAATGCGCGTCCTTGGAAGCGTTAAAAAAAGCGGTTTTTATAAAAAGTTTATCGGCCAAAAGGTTGAAGTGCTGTTTGAAAGTAAGCGGGACTCGTCAACAGGATACTTGAAAGGCTTAACATCAAACTATATACCTGCTTTAGCAAACGCCAAAGATGATCTTAAAAACACCCTGGTTCAAGTTAAAATCGATAAGCTGTTCAATAATAATTCGGTAATCGGATCCATCTGCAAATAA
- the mnmA gene encoding tRNA 2-thiouridine(34) synthase MnmA, whose protein sequence is MKPLIAIAISGGIDSLMAAYLLKKEGYNVIGIHFVTGYEIQPIDDEKNQAVINADPKIFTAIEAQASHKISPIATQLDIDVKIIDCSIAFKQIVVDYFMRTYQNGQTPNPCMVCNPSIKFGTILDFARKLGASCLATGHYARVSRDSNGRFHLFRGIDSEKDQSYFLALMNQKQLGRSCFPLGKMKKSEVIKLADQKGLAPVTRGESQDICFIKSRTYGEFIASQREFEPQPGLIEDLNGNILGSHNGLHLFTIGQRRGINCPAAEPYYVVGMDRKQNRLKVGFKKDLFASEFKTVNINWIHQKPDLPVKVHTRVRYRHQAAASTLIPVDAHTAVVRFETPQLAITPGQCAVFYKDDEVLGGGWIGLDA, encoded by the coding sequence ATGAAGCCTCTAATTGCAATTGCCATAAGCGGCGGCATAGATTCTCTTATGGCTGCTTATCTATTGAAAAAAGAGGGATATAACGTTATCGGAATCCACTTTGTTACCGGATATGAAATTCAGCCCATTGATGATGAAAAAAATCAAGCTGTTATAAACGCAGACCCAAAAATATTTACCGCCATCGAGGCCCAGGCCTCGCATAAGATCAGCCCTATCGCCACCCAGTTGGACATCGATGTTAAAATCATAGACTGCAGTATCGCCTTCAAGCAAATTGTGGTCGATTATTTTATGCGGACCTACCAGAACGGTCAAACTCCCAATCCATGCATGGTATGCAATCCGTCAATAAAATTTGGTACCATTCTGGATTTTGCCCGCAAACTGGGAGCATCATGTCTTGCCACGGGGCATTATGCCAGGGTGAGTCGGGACAGCAACGGCCGGTTTCACCTCTTCAGAGGGATTGATTCGGAAAAAGACCAGTCTTATTTTCTGGCACTTATGAACCAAAAACAGCTGGGACGGTCCTGCTTTCCCCTTGGGAAAATGAAAAAATCAGAGGTTATCAAACTGGCCGATCAAAAAGGACTTGCCCCGGTTACAAGGGGAGAAAGCCAGGACATATGTTTTATCAAAAGTCGTACGTATGGAGAGTTTATAGCTTCACAACGGGAATTTGAACCCCAACCCGGACTGATAGAAGACCTTAACGGTAACATCCTGGGATCGCACAACGGCCTGCATCTTTTTACCATTGGACAGCGACGCGGTATCAACTGCCCTGCTGCTGAACCCTATTATGTTGTCGGCATGGACCGAAAACAAAATCGACTGAAGGTCGGATTCAAAAAAGATCTGTTCGCATCGGAATTCAAAACCGTTAATATAAACTGGATTCATCAAAAACCGGACCTGCCTGTAAAGGTGCATACGCGGGTTAGATACCGTCACCAGGCGGCAGCCTCCACCCTGATTCCGGTTGACGCCCATACGGCTGTGGTCCGTTTTGAAACACCGCAATTGGCGATTACGCCGGGACAGTGTGCGGTTTTCTATAAAGATGACGAAGTCCTCGGCGGCGGTTGGATTGGTCTGGATGCTTGA
- a CDS encoding 4Fe-4S dicluster domain-containing protein, whose protein sequence is MYSRILILRFPKTEVEKPVVCYLAKDYGLTFNILNAAVLPRKEGIMVLELSGTIKDFKEGVKYLKSQGVHVQNASQEVKRIKKKCTHCGACTAVCPTGALSIQRPEMIVNFNQKKCSVCELCLPACPSRAMEARPTNKAFF, encoded by the coding sequence GTGTATTCAAGAATACTTATTCTTCGCTTTCCAAAAACCGAGGTCGAAAAACCGGTCGTCTGTTATCTGGCAAAAGATTATGGCCTAACCTTTAACATCCTTAACGCAGCCGTACTTCCTAGAAAAGAAGGCATTATGGTCCTGGAGCTTTCCGGAACCATAAAAGACTTTAAGGAAGGGGTAAAATACCTCAAGAGCCAGGGGGTGCATGTTCAAAATGCCTCTCAAGAAGTAAAGCGTATCAAAAAAAAATGTACGCATTGTGGGGCCTGCACTGCCGTTTGCCCGACCGGAGCGCTCTCGATTCAGCGGCCTGAAATGATCGTTAACTTTAATCAGAAAAAATGCAGTGTCTGTGAACTTTGCCTGCCGGCCTGCCCTAGCCGGGCCATGGAAGCTCGCCCTACAAACAAAGCTTTTTTTTAA
- a CDS encoding alpha/beta hydrolase, with product MTEKGVVFFPERMLEATPKDYRLESYEDVFFDAIDGTRLHGWFVDGPDDRAVLLWFHGNAGNISHRLHNLKKLHDALQIPIFIFDYREYGLSEGEISKAGTFSDAHGAFRYLIGKKGFQPSSILLFGRSLGTALAVDIASKGTCLGVILEAAFTSTDDMMQRYFPFFAPQPASTVKYDSLSLIDRIRAPILFIHGQYDLTIPVTMARQLYDKAHAPKEFYEIPGADHNDTYLVAGNEYFAVWQKFLIKCLSQ from the coding sequence ATGACAGAAAAAGGTGTCGTATTTTTCCCGGAACGCATGCTGGAAGCAACCCCCAAGGATTATCGACTGGAATCTTATGAAGACGTGTTCTTCGATGCTATCGACGGCACGCGCCTGCATGGCTGGTTCGTCGACGGTCCGGATGACCGGGCTGTTCTGCTCTGGTTTCATGGCAATGCCGGCAATATCAGCCATCGCCTGCACAATCTCAAAAAACTGCATGATGCCTTGCAAATCCCGATCTTTATTTTCGACTATCGCGAATATGGTTTGAGCGAAGGTGAAATCTCAAAAGCCGGTACCTTCTCCGACGCCCATGGTGCCTTCCGCTATCTCATTGGCAAGAAAGGATTTCAACCATCTTCGATACTGTTATTCGGCCGTTCATTGGGGACCGCTCTGGCAGTGGATATCGCCAGCAAAGGAACATGCCTGGGAGTCATCCTGGAAGCCGCGTTTACTTCAACCGATGATATGATGCAAAGATATTTTCCCTTCTTTGCCCCCCAACCGGCTTCAACGGTTAAATACGACAGCCTTTCCTTGATTGACCGGATCCGAGCACCAATTTTATTTATCCACGGGCAGTACGATCTGACCATTCCAGTGACCATGGCACGTCAGTTGTATGACAAGGCCCATGCCCCAAAAGAATTTTATGAAATTCCGGGAGCGGATCATAATGACACCTACCTTGTGGCCGGTAACGAGTACTTTGCCGTCTGGCAGAAATTTTTAATCAAATGTTTGTCCCAATAA
- the queC gene encoding 7-cyano-7-deazaguanine synthase QueC: MSIPKAVVLSSGGLDSTTVMAIAKHAGFAIYSLSFDYGQRHAFEVESARKVAKAFGAQEHLVINIDLKKIGGSALTDDIDVPKTGTEASRAEGIPATYVPARNTIFLAYALAWAEVLQSSDIFLGVNAIDYSGYPDCRPEYIEAFERMANLATKAAVQGITQTKIRTPLIHMTKAQIIQKGIELGVDYSLTHSCYDPTPQGLACGRCDSCILRLKGFKATGIADPAKYIC; this comes from the coding sequence ATGAGCATCCCAAAAGCGGTAGTCCTCTCAAGCGGAGGACTTGACTCCACCACGGTCATGGCCATTGCAAAACATGCAGGCTTTGCAATCTATAGTTTAAGTTTTGACTATGGCCAGCGCCACGCTTTTGAAGTGGAATCGGCCCGCAAAGTGGCAAAGGCCTTTGGAGCCCAAGAGCATCTTGTAATCAATATCGATCTTAAGAAAATAGGTGGTTCGGCACTTACAGATGATATCGATGTTCCCAAGACCGGAACCGAAGCCTCCAGAGCGGAAGGGATCCCCGCGACATATGTTCCGGCCAGAAATACCATCTTTTTAGCTTATGCCCTGGCCTGGGCCGAAGTCCTGCAATCATCCGACATATTCTTAGGTGTCAATGCGATCGATTACAGCGGCTACCCGGACTGCCGGCCTGAATATATTGAAGCGTTTGAACGCATGGCAAATCTTGCTACAAAAGCAGCGGTGCAGGGCATCACCCAAACCAAGATACGGACACCGCTTATTCATATGACCAAAGCCCAAATTATCCAAAAAGGGATTGAACTCGGCGTTGATTATTCACTGACCCACAGTTGCTACGATCCCACGCCGCAAGGCCTGGCCTGCGGCCGATGCGACAGCTGCATTCTACGCTTGAAAGGTTTTAAAGCAACAGGTATAGCTGATCCGGCAAAATACATTTGTTAA